A genomic region of Micromonospora sp. NBC_01796 contains the following coding sequences:
- a CDS encoding isochorismatase family protein produces MTSALVLIDLMPRIVALPVAPHTGEEVLARCRRLADVFRANGLPVALVRVERPNVAEQPPGSDLVDGLVQDGDIVVVKRTVGAFHNTDLDAQLRGRGVDTLVFAGLVTTMGVESTARAASDHGYEVEFVADAMSALDADEHNFTVERIFPRFGKVQNTDAYN; encoded by the coding sequence ATGACGTCCGCGTTGGTGCTGATCGACCTGATGCCACGAATCGTCGCGCTGCCCGTGGCGCCGCACACGGGTGAGGAGGTGCTGGCCCGGTGCCGTCGGCTGGCCGACGTGTTCCGGGCCAACGGACTTCCGGTGGCGCTGGTACGGGTCGAGCGGCCGAACGTGGCCGAGCAGCCGCCGGGCAGCGACCTGGTCGACGGGCTGGTACAGGACGGCGACATCGTGGTGGTCAAGCGCACCGTCGGCGCGTTCCACAACACCGACCTGGACGCGCAGTTGCGGGGCCGTGGCGTCGACACGTTGGTGTTCGCCGGACTGGTCACGACGATGGGGGTGGAGTCCACCGCGCGGGCGGCCAGCGACCACGGATACGAGGTGGAATTCGTCGCCGACGCGATGTCCGCCCTCGACGCCGACGAGCACAACTTCACGGTCGAGAGGATCTTCCCTCGGTTCGGCAAGGTACAGAACACCGACGCCTACAACTGA
- a CDS encoding DinB family protein yields the protein MPVTRGDLLRWQFDLTWSLFEYHLERLEPADFLWEPAAHCWTVRPTIDGGWVPDWADSVPDPIPVPTIGWLTWHIGWWWTTAIGHARGDTPPDRAAIHWPGAGEPTVTWLRELRTEWLAVLDGLTEADLDHTAPFPWQHDPEHTLAHMLAWLNAELMKNAAEIGQLRLLRAAVPR from the coding sequence GTGCCGGTAACCCGTGGTGATCTTCTACGTTGGCAGTTCGACCTGACCTGGTCGCTGTTCGAATACCACCTGGAACGGTTGGAGCCGGCGGACTTCCTCTGGGAGCCCGCCGCACACTGCTGGACGGTCCGGCCGACGATCGACGGCGGCTGGGTGCCGGACTGGGCGGACTCCGTGCCGGACCCGATCCCGGTCCCGACGATCGGCTGGCTCACCTGGCACATCGGCTGGTGGTGGACCACGGCCATCGGACACGCCCGGGGCGACACCCCACCCGACCGCGCCGCGATTCACTGGCCCGGCGCGGGCGAGCCGACGGTGACGTGGTTGCGCGAGCTGCGTACGGAGTGGCTGGCCGTACTCGACGGGCTCACCGAGGCCGACCTCGATCACACCGCACCGTTTCCCTGGCAGCACGACCCCGAGCACACCCTCGCCCACATGCTCGCCTGGCTCAACGCCGAACTCATGAAAAACGCCGCCGAGATCGGTCAACTCCGACTCCTCCGCGCCGCCGTCCCACGGTGA